The following is a genomic window from Solanum stenotomum isolate F172 chromosome 4, ASM1918654v1, whole genome shotgun sequence.
GTTTTTCGTTTGCTAGAAAAAGTACGCAAAGGaaattttcaacaaattaaaaatgaaaaattgcaaAGAGATTAGTACTCCTATGAAGCAAAAAGAGAAACTAAGTAAAGATGATGGAGCCGAAAAGGTGGATGAGACATACTTCAGAAGTTTCATTGATTGTTTAATGTATCTTACAACAACAAGACCCGATATATTGTATGATGTAAGTGTTTTATCAAGGTTCATGTATTGTCCTAGTGAAGTACATTTGCAGGTAGCCAAAAGATTTGTGCGATACATCAAAGGAACCATCACCTATGGAGTCGAGTTTTAGAAGAGTCAACCTGTGAAGCTTTGTGTGTATTCCGACAGTGATTGGGGTGGTTCCGAGGATGATGCAAAGAGTACTTCAGGGTACTGTTTTAGTCTTGGTTCTGGAATTTTCTCATGGAGTTGTAAGAAACAATATATTGTAGCTCAATCTACTGTCGAAGCTGAGTTTGTGGTAGTTGCAGCAGCAAATCAAACATTGTGGCTGAAGAAAATTCTGGTTGATTTGCATATGGAACCAATTGGAAGCATCAAAGTGTTCGTGGACAATGAAGCAGCAATAGCTATATCTCACAATCTGTGTTTCATGGAAGAACTAAGCACTTCAAAATCAAGTTCTTTTTCTTGAGAGAAATGCAAAAAGATGGAGATATAGCTCTTGTCTACTGCAAGACGAAAGAATAATTGGCTGATATATTCACTAAGCATTTACCAGTCAGCAAGTTTCAGCTTCTCAGACAGAAAATTGGAGTTTGCAATTTCCTAAGCAAGGAGGAGTGTTAGGAATTTGCTTTTTCAACTGTAgttaattttacttttactgttttatattAGATAAGACTGAGTCAATTAGTTGTTAGCCATCTATTCCTTCTATTTATAAGGAGTAAGTTAGTGAGTTAGGAATCTTCTAGTCGTGGGTTTATTGCTTTCTGTTTTTCATTCCAGTCTTATAAAGTTAATTTGAAGACATCAATAAAAATGTTCTTCTACCGATATTCTTCTCAACTTCTCTTCTTTCTAATAATTCATACTTCTGAAATTTACCAACATTATCTTATTCTttattcaatttctttgttcatatatttgttattaattttataataattattagtcttggactgaacatatatataattgtatttttctCACTTTGcaccttttttcattaaatccCATGCTTTAGTTGCGCTTAAAGCCCTTACCGACTTTAAAGCTTTTTTGTGCTTTCACCTTTGATAACATTGCCACCCATTCATCAGCAATTAAAATGTGAGTTTAGACTTCATTGGTTATGCATTTATGATGGCTTGCGGGggattgaaaaatgaaaaataaaagttcctATTTcattatacatttgtatttttaattttatcctcTATCTTATGACGATTATTAGTAAAAGAGAAAGGAAGTCACAAATAAAGTATTTCTATTTTGTGTATAACATCCCGTAATACAACTTGTCAAGTTGTACCCCACTGGTAATAACTTGTATTAATGTAGAAGCGTTTTAGACTACTTACAAAGACAGAATAGTTTAGCATGTTATGATAGCAAAATTTGGACTCACTGTGTTGATAAAAGTCATTCGTTTCCCACTTAAAGGGATAAAGCAATCGAAGGGACGATTTGTTCCTCTTAGAGAGAAACCCAACAATCCAAGCGAGGGAAGCCATGCCCTTCAAATGAAGAcggaaataatatatatatatagtaagcGTAACTTAattatagaattaattaattaaattcatacatgtttttttaaattttccatagTTTGTGTGTTTTACTTCATTATGTACTTTATGTTCTATCATATGACAATTATtattaggaaaagaaaaaggaagtcagaaataaaatatttctatcCAGTATTACTTGTACCATGTTTACGTTTGAAATCTCTAGTAATAACTTGCTTAAAATGGTATGACCTAGATAAAAGGGTTTTAGACTGCTtgcaaaagaaaagaatgatttaaaatatgtttattttataGCAATTAGCTACTTGCCGAAGGGATAAAAGAAATTGTTGGGCATGTTATGATGGTAAGATCAACTAAGTTTCACAATGTTATTAAGGGTCAGTTTTTTTGCCACTTAAAGCGATTAAGCAAGCTAAGCGATGATTTATTTCTTCACGATTAAAGTGAGAAAGCTTTAGAGAAGTGTGTACGTACTTCATATGATGATGCGCAAAATAATTGTAATGATAAGCGCTCAAGTTTTCGCTGAACTATGAAGAGTTGGATTAATATTAGGTTTAGTATAGCGTAATATTCATACatgtttggtctttttttagttttccaTAACTTGTGTAGTTTACTTCACAGGAGTGTATGCACTTTGGTTCTTGCTTTTTCCTTCAAGCCGATAGATCTTATTGCTTTTTTGTGCAATTAACATTAAAGAAGTGTGTGCTTTAGTTCTAGATTTTTGCTTCAATCCCATTGATCTTGTTGCCTTTTTGtacttttcactttttaaaacaTTGAAGCCTCATGGTTTAAGCTTGTTTGATAGTGTGAtcactacataaaaaattatcaatttctctAATATTATTTGGAGTCTAAGTCGCAAAAGCTTAACTACCATCAGTATAATGTTACTTCAAGCATTGACAATCAAGGCTGCTAATATAATACAAGATATTTGCCTATGCTTACCTTGAATCACTAATGTATGAATAGGGATGGCAACGGCGGGGTGAATGCGGGGTGGGGTGGGTTTAAGGCTATGCGGGGCGGTGCGGGTTGAAGTGGGTTGCAAAAACTAATGCGGGGCGTGTTGCAAGTATATGAGGTTTTATGcgggttcaaacttaattttaactttttacatgttagaagagtgatagagcattatctactaatatatttctttaacgttactaaaatgttcaagatagtaaatgaaaatgatactataaaaaataatataatttcttacATGCTTCCCAGTTGACCTCTATCTATTAAACTAATATAACTTGATgaaaaagtaaatttatttttatgaattttatttttagtatcaaacttacctagaaaaggaaaatattaagcAATTCATGCAGGgtgggttgaaaatgaaaacaaTTGTTATGCCGGGCGGAGCGGGGCGGCTTAAAATTTTTGCGGGTTAAACTCAACCGCCCCGCCTCCGCCCTGCACCACCCCCTTGCCATCCCTATGCGCATGAACTTGTCGACATTATATTCTCTTCAATGTTGAAACCTAAACCCCTATGCTGCATATAAAGGTGTTAGCAGCTTAAAATTCACCATCTAGGCACTGTACTTTAACTTATGCACTACAATACCGTCATCTTTCCTACTTCTAGGAAAGGTAAAGAGATATTCCTTGAAGAACTATTTCTCCTAAATATATGTATTGGTTTTTTTTCCATGtttattaataaatatgtaGAAGCTATTAGTAAATTGGTAGCAAGCAAAAACATCTAATTTTATTCTACTCATTATTGTGTACTCATGAGCACAACCTGGATTAgaaaatgttaaaaatttataaaatgatgaAGAAGTAACCAAATTCATCTATTTTCATCCATGGCTATAGCCTACATATATTGTATAACAACTATTGAATTGTGAGCTTTCTCAAGCTATCCCCTTCTTAATTCCATGCCAAGAGTTTGTTGATTAGATTAGGGAGTTTGTTGCGTCCCAGAGTCGAAGCCGATGGAACAGCCTGATAGGAAGATCAACAGATAATCTGATCATATGACTTTCTACTAAAATATAAAACGATTTAATTGATCTTCATGAGCTAATAATAGACAAATGGATCATCCATAACATTTTCACACGCTAAAAAATGTTGACATTAGTATTTTGGTTCAGAATGCGTTCTTTTAtgagttaaaaaaaagaatttattcaCTTTTGTGATGACCAAATAATCTAGGCTAAAGAAACATTCAATTATGTTTCGAGATTTCTTGTATACTCCAAATTTAACCCCATCTTAGCGTAAATATTACATATCCTTAGAAATGGACATGAATGAGGATGAAACTTAATCCAAATACAAtatttgatgttcatgattaaGCTCATTTTGAATAGTATGCAACTAATTCCTCTAACAAGGAACTTTTCTTGCATAATTTGGATATCATCTTAATTCATGTTAAGTCAACATATATGAGTATACACTACTTAGGTGAGGTCACATGTGTAATGAAGATCAAAGACAACagattctaaaacataaaagcaaAGTATTTGATACCAATACAACGAACCTGCTTCAGAAGGCTCAGGTACATGAAGAAGCTTAATCTTTTTAACGGTACCAGGATTTGGTTCCAATTGCATAGTTCGTCTAGAGCAAACCTCTTGCTCATCCTGGAAGGATAAAACCTTGTCAATTATgtcacaaatttaaaaataattgttgtcGTCTTGTAAATTTAAACATACTTTGTCGTTCAACTGTTGAGGCATATTTGAAATCTTCTCCAACTGTTGAGTCATATTTGGAATCATCTCCAACTGTTGAGGCATATTTGGAATCATCTCCAATTGTTGAGGCATATTTCGAATCTTCTCCAACTGTTGAGGCATATTTGGAATCTTCTCCAACTGTTGAGGCATATTTGGAATCTTCTCCAACTGTTGAGGCATATTTGGAATCATCTCCAACTGTTGAGGCATATTTGGAATCTTCTCCAACTGTTGAGGCATATTTGGAATCTTCTCCAACTGTTGAGGCATATTTGGAATCATCTCCAACTGTTGAGGCATATTTGGAATCTTCTCCAACTGTTGAGGCATATTTGGAATCTTCTCCAACTGTTGAGGCATATTTGGAATCATCTCCAACTGTTGAGGCCTATTTGGAATCTTCTCCAACTGTTGAGGCATATTTGGAATCTTCTCCAACTGTTGAGGCATAGTTGGAATCATCTCCAACTGTTGAGGCCTATTTGGAATCTTCTCCAACTGTTGAGGCATATTTCGAATCTTCTCCAACTGTTGAGCCATATTTGGAATCTTCTCCAAATGTTGAGGCATATTTGGAATCATCTCCAACTGTTGAGGCATATTTAGAATCTTCTCCAACTGTTGAGGCATATTTGGAATCATCTCCAATTGTTGAGGTATATTTGTAATCATCTCCAACTGTTGAGGCATATTTAGAATCTTCTCCAACTGTTGAGGTATATTTGGAATCATCTCTAACTGTTGAGGCATATTTAGAATCTTCTCCAACTGTTGAGCCATATTTGGAATCATCTCCAACTGTTGAGGCATATTTAGAATCTTCTCCAACTGTTGAGGCATATTTAGAATCATCTCCAACTGTTGAGGCATATTTAGAATCTTGTCCAACTTTTGAGGAATACTTGGAATCATCTCCAACTGTTGAGGCATATTTAGAATCTTCTCCAACTGTTGAGGCATATTTGGAATCATCTCCAACTGTTGAGGCATATTTAGAATCTTCTCCAACTGTAGAGGCATATTTGGAGCTTTCTCCATTGAGCAGCTGAATGATACATGAACATCAAAAAGAGTTAGAGATCTTCTTACTTAGCAACTTCAACAATCAAACTGATACTTTTATTATGTAATATCTATTATCTAAGCAATAACTAGtcatcaagaaaaataacagAGAGAATTTGATAAATTCAAGAGACTTCATAGTCATAACTGCTTTACATAAAAGACCATGACACTTTACTTTATGCTTTTCCTCTCTCTCTGGCCCTCTTTCGTATTCACTCTCCCTTTTCAGCCCTCCGAGTACACACACactccctctctctctctctctctgctAGTGACCTAGCTCTCTTGTGACCTAAACCCTACGATGACAAGTAAGTGACATCTTTCTATCTTCTTCAATCCTTCTTCCATTCAACTATACCATTCATCCGTGCAGTTTTCTCTTTCCCTTCTGCCTTTCACCCTTCCAGCCAGACCCAACCAACACAACCACTATCCTGGGCGGAAAGTATGGGAAGCCATGTAAGTATCAGATCTCTCCAGAAAGGGCCAGAAATTTTTAGTGACTTCTAACAAGTTCTAGCCAACattgaaaatatccacaatTAAGTTTCTTCGTCACACTACCAGCTAGGTTCTATTGTTCCtccttttctctttatttcttaattttcagTAGTTAATTCCATAAATATTTCTTGTggattatttattcttttattctATGTGGTTATTG
Proteins encoded in this region:
- the LOC125861382 gene encoding uncharacterized protein LOC125861382, whose protein sequence is MEWWDGLYDMYNIYQAEKAQGSFAEAAEATHNEVYHLPSDISTSSPVALAFHPATPEGELMFDLSCSMEKAPNMPLQLEKILNMPQQLEMIPNMPQQLEKILNMPQQLEMIPSIPQKLDKILNMPQQLEMILNMPQQLEKILNMPQQLEMIPNMAQQLEKILNMPQQLEMIPNIPQQLEKILNMPQQLEMITNIPQQLEMIPNMPQQLEKILNMPQQLEMIPNMPQHLEKIPNMAQQLEKIRNMPQQLEKIPNRPQQLEMIPTMPQQLEKIPNMPQQLEKIPNRPQQLEMIPNMPQQLEKIPNMPQQLEKIPNMPQQLEMIPNMPQQLEKIPNMPQQLEKIPNMPQQLEMIPNMPQQLEKIPNMPQQLEKIPNMPQQLEKIRNMPQQLEMIPNMPQQLEMIPNMTQQLEKISNMPQQLNDKDEQEVCSRRTMQLEPNPGTVKKIKLLHVPEPSEAGCSIGFDSGTQQTP